Part of the Janibacter endophyticus genome is shown below.
GTCTACGTCTACGACACGATCACCGACTCCCCCACGGTCCTCGCCGCGCTCGTCGCGGCGAGCGCGGTCGCGGCGACCCTCGCGACGATGCTCGCGGGCGCCGCCTCGGACCGAAGGGGTCGACGCCGGCCCTTCATCGCCGGCGGCTACATCCTGTGGGGCCTCTCGACCGCGGCCTTCGGCTGGGTCGGGACGGACACGGTGGGTGCGCTGGCGCCCGCGGGGCAGGCGGTGGCCGTCGCGGTGGTCGCGATCATCGCCCTCGACTGCGTCATGAGCGCCTTCGGCGCGACGGCCAACGACGCCGCCTTCCAGGCCTGGGTCACCGACTCGACGACGCAGACCAACCGCGGCCGCGTCGACGGCGTGCTCATGACGATGCCGCTGCTCGCGATGCTCATCGTCTTCGGCGCGCTCGACCCGCTGACGCGGGCGGGCGAGTGGCGCACCTTCTTCCTCCTCGTCGGCGGGGTGACGACCCTCGTCGGCGTCGTCGCGCTCGTCGGGCTGCGCGAGAGCCCACGGCCGACGCCGAGCGGCGGCTACCTCTCGTCGGTGCTCCACGGGCTGCGGCCGAGCACGGTCCGCGAGTCCCCGCGCCTCTACCTCACGCTGGTGGCCTGGCTCGTCGTCGCGACGAGCGCGCAGGTCTTCCTGCCCTTCCTCATCATCTACGTCCAGCGCTTCCTGCGGATCGACGGCTACGCGCTCGTCCTCGCGGTCGTGCTCGTCGGGGCCGCGGTCGTCAGCGTCCTCGGCGGGCGGCTCCTCGACCGGGTCGGCGCGGACCGCGGGGTGCTCCCGGCCGCGGCCCTCTACGTCGTCGGCCTGCTCCTCATGGTCCCCGCGCGCGGCATGGCCGCGGTGATGCTCGCCGGTGTCGTCGCGATGGGCGGGATGCTCCTCGCGACCGCGGCTCTGTCCGCCACGGTCCGCAACCTCACGCCCACCGACCGGGC
Proteins encoded:
- a CDS encoding MFS transporter, with the protein product MVTSSPRFWPWVVLLGLVGQVAWAVENMYLNVYVYDTITDSPTVLAALVAASAVAATLATMLAGAASDRRGRRRPFIAGGYILWGLSTAAFGWVGTDTVGALAPAGQAVAVAVVAIIALDCVMSAFGATANDAAFQAWVTDSTTQTNRGRVDGVLMTMPLLAMLIVFGALDPLTRAGEWRTFFLLVGGVTTLVGVVALVGLRESPRPTPSGGYLSSVLHGLRPSTVRESPRLYLTLVAWLVVATSAQVFLPFLIIYVQRFLRIDGYALVLAVVLVGAAVVSVLGGRLLDRVGADRGVLPAAALYVVGLLLMVPARGMAAVMLAGVVAMGGMLLATAALSATVRNLTPTDRAGQVQGLRMIFVVLVPMVLGPFVGAAVIAGADETYVDLGVVRQVPSPWIFLAAAVVVLLVVVPMHLLRRHGSVARPEETQEVHP